The sequence CCATTGTAGCTCCAGATCTGAAATTTGTAGCTTTCAACTTGCAAGAAGGAGAGATGAAAGGCAGAATTGGTGCCACTCAGCGTGCCAAAATTTGTTCGCAATAAATTTTCGTAATACGAAAAATAAACTGCACTaaaataatatgaagaaaaagtgattttattgataaatatttgtgagtACAATTCTATATATCCCTTGATTCTCCTCTCTAAAATTCTCCGTGATTTGAGGGCTTGAGAAGCGTCTTTATCGAATGTAGGATGATGCAGACTTCCTTGTGATGTATTTATTCTCCAAGAACGTCGATCAACACTTTGTTGTTACGGGTTGATCTCTGGGAAGAACTTCGTTGATCACTCCTTTATTGAAGAACTAAGCACTTGATGATTGATCTCTCTGTTTGTGGATGCCTTAACCAATTGCGGAGTGTTCTTCTCCAACTCTAAATGTCCCCAGAGAGTTATGTAACCACTCTATTTATAGTTTTCGAGGGTGGACAGTCCAGTTACATATGAACTCTCTTGCTTGATTCTGATTGGCTCATGTCATTTTAGCCACTTGTCGACTTGTGGTTGGTTCTTGGCTTTTGACTTTAATTGCCACATCATTTAACACGTGGCGTCATCTTTTTGCCTTGCAGTTTGACTAGATATGTCATGTCACTTGACACATGGCATGAGTCTGGACCTTAAGATGAAATGGACCTTGggcttgaaaataataaaatggactaATTTAACTTGTAAAactcaaattaattatttaacacaattgaatttaatccaaattttttatGGATTAaacccaataaattttatatgtctaCAGATGCCCCATACTACAAGGCTTGTGGGGGTGTAGGCTTGCTCAAACGAACAACGAGATTTAAAGTACCAGTGAATGTTGATATTTTTGTTTTAGCACTTGTGGTGGCTTCTGCTAGTCAAATATGAACTTTTATATAGTTTCACATTTATGTGAAGTGCTAAATACGAACTCCAAACAAAAATTAACCTTCCAATACTTTGGTTGTAGAACACGTGTGTGCAATGTACTTTAGTTTGGAAGTAGCAATTGTAAATTATAGTAATGAAAAACTCTTGAAAATTGTTAGACAATTTTCCATGTTAGTCCCACGTTAGGCCTCTTTCTTTTTTTACCAAAagcaaacaaggaaaaatatttctTGACATTGTAGGACAAGGCAACATTGTTTCCTCCTAGGATTCTAACTCCTTGTTTTGTTCACTTATAGCTCATACTTTGTTAGATTCCTATAAAAAGAGGACCAAGCCAACTAGTTTTATATCACAATTGAATATCAAGCTCCTCGGTCAAATTGGATCGAAGCACCGAAATTGATACTAGAGCTTCTTCCATCTCCACTTGCTTTCACGAACTGCCTGCACTTGCCCTTTTGTTCATTCCTTTTTTTTATCTCCTTAATTTTTTCTCTTGAATCATGACTttcattttctctctctctctctatatatatatctatctcCCTTCTTTTATGCAGCAGATCATTCAATTTAAATAGGTAGAAAATAGAATTAGAAGCAACCAAGCGCGCGTCATGCAATAACTTGGGGACGTAGTTGTGCTTCTTGTATTGCTTCTTTATTCAAAATTAATCCATATTAAAGGACTCCACCCACATGAGAAGCCAAATTTGAAAACTTTGAGCAATGGAGATTGCTGTTCAAGACCAAATTTTTTTGCCGCAAGTTAAAGTTTCATGCAAGGTCCAACAGTTCAAGCCTTATCTAGAAAGCGTTCTGGGAGCCATTGGACTGTAAACGCAATAGGTAAATAATTTTGACTATTAGTACATATTCAGCAGTCCCTTCTAAGTCCCTCTAGACCTTACCTGAAAGTTGGTTACTTTCAATTTTGTGATGCAATTGCAGTAATTAGAAGGTTTTCCCTGCATGCTCgtcttttctttgaaaaattcaaCTATATAGTGACATTTTATATAAGCTATAAAAGAGCGGCAGATTGTCTGGTCGAGCCCTATTTTGATTCTTGTATCCTTTTGTCCAAAAAGAAAAACATGGCTAAAACATCAGAAGTTTCTTGTTTTAGTTGGTTCATCTCTCTCATGGATTCAACTGATCTCTTTTCTTATACAGATTCAAAAGAAAATATCAAGAAACTCAAAGTGAAAGTTAATGAAGTGCAATATTTAACGTGTGAAGAACGTATTGTGGTTGATTTTGATTACCTGGATGAACCATTTGGAGATGCACGCGGCCTTCTTTCAGGATTTTGTGGAATTTTAGCATGTGACTGCACTTTATTTCCTATCCACTGTGAGAAATGGTCGAGTTTACCTATCTCATACTTCAACCACGTcttcgatcaaattataaaggtATAAGCTCTACATTCTTAGAACTATATCACTGTTTTATTTTGGAGAAAGACAACTATATCTCTATTTTATCTTTGAACTTTATACTTGCATTTAATAGACATGCTAACCAATGTTTTATTCTTTAAGCCCAAGTTCTTTTTTAAGACAACCGAGTCAGTTGCACGACAACATGTTTATAAATCTATTGGAAAGAAATGGGCTGCAAATAGGCTTAACTTGTGGAGTGCATCTGAAGACCCACTTAAAAGTAGAGCTGAGATTATTCATAATGTGCCGGATGGAATTCCGCCAGATCAATGGATTTCTTTTGTTGATTACCAATATAAAGATTCAACAAAGGTACTTATGCAACTGCTTCTTCTAGTctttataattatattattgtttGTTCTTCTAATTGAGTTTCAAGTATATTTTTTATAAGGAAATGCGTAAAAGAAATgctgaaaatagaaaaaaacagAAGATTCCACACACAGGTGGTTCCAAAGCCAACGCTACGAGAAGGGCTGAAATGGTGAGTAAATTAACTTTCTATGTAATTATTTCTAAGTAGTAACTAATTCTGAATTTGATTTTGTATTTATAGATAGCTCAGACTGGACAAATGCCTGGACGAGCTCAAATATACATTGCTACTCATAAGAATGAAGATGGAGTATATGTTAATGAAGAAGTAAAAGAAATATGCGTAAGTTTTTGTGAATTCATAGCTTATCTTAAGAAACAAATCATGAGGACTAATGAGTATGCTAGATAATTGAAGTTTACTCAACATTTAAGTTCTATTTAATGTGTGTTGCAGTTAAAGTTGGCTATTGTCTTGGGTTGCTCAAGAGTGCCTCATCACCTCGTTACTATATGGTTTTACATGATTGACATCCTTGTCATGTCCTGCCTACTTTttctacttgctacctgtgcatagTTTCCTGGAATCTAAATGCCATATGGGTGGCATGCATTCACTCACTGAAATATTTTCTTTGGGCAAGTGAATATCATCTGCAAGTGATTTGAACTATCTAATTAGGGTAAATTTTAAAAAGGGgatgaaaattttagaaaatctTCTAACATAGGTTGGACAACTAAGCCTAGATTGGAAACAGGTGGGCGTGTCAAGGTATATATGGTTATGCGGATTAAGATATGTATATTTTGACACTAGACAAATGCATTCCTGTTAGTTTAGTTGTGACAATGAGTTTTGTATGTGTAGGAAAAAATTGAGTTAGCTTTGAGTGAAAGCACCATAGACGAGTCTCAAATTTCGCCAAATGATGCCGTTGGTAAGGTGCTAGGAAAAGAGCACTCTGGAAGGGTAAGGTGTTTGGGATTAGGCCCTGTCCCTAGTAAAGTTTTTAAACAAGTAAGACCTCGTTTTGGTGGTACAAGTTCTTCAAGTATTGAAGGTTCATGTTCGTCCCAATGTCAACATAACCATAATCAAATGATGAATGCTCACAATCAAATGATGAATGCTTTCAAGGCATATATGATAATGAAAGAAGGGACTTTACCAGAACAGTTTGTGGGGTTCTTTGATTCTCCTTCGACGATTTCTCCTACAACAGTAAGTAAAGTTCTTCAAATTTTTTTCACTTTAATTTGTCTATTTGCAAAGATAGAGTGGCTTAGATTAGTACAATTCTTGTATGTGTATCTGTTTTCTTTGTATAACTCCTCTCTCTCCcactattatatttttctttctgattCTAGCATGAATTAGTCTCACTTTCTAATAGGATGCACAAACATCTTTTTTCTCAgtccaataaaaaaaaaagactgCAATGTTGATCTAAATTTGATATTTAAGTACAAACGAAGCTTGAAGTGTTGCACTTATTTGCTTACATTATTTAGTAGAACCTACAGTTACTGTAATTTCTGATTCTGACATGATTTTTATACTTTATTTTTTTATGCAGCCAAGTGATGCGGACAGTGGACCCTTTTTGCCAATGGACGCAAGAAGATCATGTGGTGATAGTAATTCTAGAGGCAACCATTGATTTTATTGTAATTGTCTTAGATAATTAATTGTGACGATGTAATTGTGTGGTTGAAGCTGATGTTAGATTGTTGGAGTGAATGTTTTGTGTTTAAAATAGTTTTTGAGTGATGCTACTTAATGTtgacaatttagttttaaaaactAATGATATTTTATGATAACGTTTTGTGATTTTATGATATGTTATCGAtatctttttacttttaaatatattttttttgctttGATTATGATTTACAACTTAATTAGTAATTTTGTCAATAATATATGAATTAAAAAATTCAATAAGGTTATGACTGACTGGAGCTTAAAATATAAGctaataaaaaagaataaaaattataTTGCGGAGGTTTACAATCGTCGCAATTCGTagctgaaaattatttttaaaaaattaagttTTAAATCTGCGGGGGTCAACCGCCGCGAAGTAACCCCCACTACTTAGTTCTGGCGGTCAGCAAATAACTGCCGCAAAACAATTGCGACGACTCTTATTGTGGGGGTTTTAATGACTGCCGCAACAACGTATTGCGGGGGTTTTAAACCGCCACAAACCTTAAAAATAACCCCCGCAATTAGGCCTTTTTTTTGTAGTGTGAACTAGACTGTTGTGCTGCTTCCGATGTCTTTTTTTTAATGTCAAGCTGAAGTGCCATGATGCTGAATCATCGTGCTATTTGCACTGTATCTATAAAAACTTCGCATTGTTAGCATCGAGGATttccaaatatttttcttttgcagGATTTTGCGAGTACAACGGTCTTTGATATCCCTAAGGAGATGCACGCGATGCCTATATGATTTGCAGCAAAACACATGTCTCTTTGTTGCGTCCTGGCGAGAGAGACATATGAAATGTCCTTTCAACCTCGGTGACAAAATCTCTACTCTTGGTGGCTTGGATAGATAATATTTCATCACTGGCGAGCCAACATGTACTACATCGCATCATTGCAAGTTGATGCAGAAGACAATTGGAGTAGGCCTTTCCCACTTCGGCGAGCAAACCCTTAGCGCGTCtctgcaaaaatatttatttctcaATGAAGTAGCAATGAAATTACAAGACTCTTCTTTCTAAAGAATCATAACACGAGGAGATGGAACATATAAAAAATTCAGTACCAAATTCTTTGAGGATTAGCCGCAATAATTTATTGAAGCTGATAAGAATGTCCAGCATTTTAACTTTACGGCACTGTACAGTCTCGCCAAAAGATTGATATCTCGAGCTAGGAGTGTTCGAATTGCGATCcgtttgtgcaattggaaagaaAACTCTAACACATATCACACATGAAATGTTCATGGAAGTATTCCCGTCATAATGGCTGCAATAATATTCTGAATTTGCTCCTAATGTCTGTCGTACTTGCAATCCAGCTTTGCGCACtcttgttaaagaatttatatctcAAGCTAGGAGACTCTAAATTGCAATTAGTTTATGTGGTTAGAAAGTAAACTCATAGAGATAAAACATATATTAATTTCATGCCAAAACGTCTTTCGAGATGGAAacaaaaaattctcaaaatccaCCTAGTTGCAGTAACTTTCAGATTCGTGTAGTTCCGGCGAAAGAAATAGTATCTTGAGCTAGGGGCCTCCAAATTGCAAATGGTCTGTGTTTTTGGAAAATAGACATTCAAATATACAACATACAAATTGTTATGGGCATAACATCTTTGAAACGGACGACAATAGTTTTTTCAAAGTTGATCCTGTTGTCGGTTGAGCTCGCTTTCCATCTCTATGATCCTGCGAATGTGTTTTCTTCTTGTTGAAATTGACTTTAAAATCTTGGATGTAGTTACTTTGACTACCATGCTTCACAAATCTTATCTCTTCGATTCCTTTTGCAGACTCGCAAAGGAGCTCAAAGCGTCCGAATATCCGACTGAGATGTCATACAGGATGCGGATATGTTGAAGTTTTGAGCATGCAAAATCTCTATGAGAAAGAAAGAATTATTATAGTAGATCATCTTGCAAAGCCACTCGTTCGCCAATTGTTGCACTTGAATTGTTGATAgtcttgaaatttataaatggcGTCTCCCACGATAATTGAAGATTTTTTCTAAAAAGAAACAACTTCTCACATATGGGACCTTTAACCAACACTTGCACAAGAGAAGCAACATCCTGCTCGAGGCATAACAACAGGACCCATGGTCAAGAGATCGTCACAACTACTGAACGTGAGAGACGTACATCGGGAATGGTGTATCAGATGTGAAGACGTCATATAGACTCGGAAAAGCATTTAAGACACATCAGCAACAAAGCCTAGTTTATAATCATCCTTATGATTTAGGCTTTTGTACATAAAAATGTCTAGTTCCTTTTGTCTCTACATTTT is a genomic window of Nicotiana tabacum cultivar K326 chromosome 16, ASM71507v2, whole genome shotgun sequence containing:
- the LOC107765149 gene encoding uncharacterized protein LOC107765149 translates to MAKTSEVSCFSWFISLMDSTDLFSYTDSKENIKKLKVKVNEVQYLTCEERIVVDFDYLDEPFGDARGLLSGFCGILACDCTLFPIHYMLTNVLFFKPKFFFKTTESVARQHVYKSIGKKWAANRLNLWSASEDPLKSRAEIIHNVPDGIPPDQWISFVDYQYKDSTKEMRKRNAENRKKQKIPHTGGSKANATRRAEMIAQTGQMPGRAQIYIATHKNEDGVYVNEEVKEICLKLAIVLGCSRVPHHLVTIWFYMIDILVMSCLLFLLATWDENFRKSSNIGWTTKPRLETGGRVKEKIELALSESTIDESQISPNDAVGKVLGKEHSGRVRCLGLGPVPSKVFKQVRPRFGGTSSSSIEGSCSSQCQHNHNQMMNAHNQMMNAFKAYMIMKEGTLPEQFVGFFDSPSTISPTTPSDADSGPFLPMDARRSCGDSNSRGNH